The Lewinellaceae bacterium DNA window TTCTAAGTTCACCGACAGGTTTGGTGAAACTGAGGGGAAGCAAATAGTCCCAACTATCATCATCAAACAATATGATGTTGCGGCTCATATTCCTTTCTTGGCTTTAAAAACGCATCAATTTGCGTGGCATTGTGTGATTGATTTTGGATAAAATGAAGAAAGCTGCCTGACCCGTCGCCAAGCAGCTTTCATCTATATCATTTTTGGATTGTATGATTACTCTTCCTTCTTGGCAAATCGGGAGTTTGCAAACTTCTTATTGAACTTGTCAATACGACCTGCAGTATCTACAAATTTCATCTTACCAGTGAAAAATGGATGTGACATGCTTGAAATCTCCATTTTGACCAATGGGTACTCTTTGCCGTCTTCCCAAACGATGGTGTCACGGGTAGGAGCACAGGAACGTGTAACGAAAGCTTTATCCACTGAAAAATCCTTGAACACAACAAGGCGATAATTTCCAGGATGCAAGTCTTTTTTCATCTTCAATTCAATTATTGGAGTGCAAAGGTAAAGTAAATTCCTCAATATGGGAATACTCAGACTTGAAAAAATATCAGGGTATAGTCGGTTAATCATTCCATCCAGGCCAAAATGCATCCCGGTAATGCCTTATGGCTGGAAGCTGACGGGAAGAAAGGTGAATCGCGATAATATCAAAGCGGATCTCCCACTGGTGATTATGCTGGATCATATAAGCTTCGGCAGCCTGCCACAACTTACGTTGTTTGGCCGGGGTTACAAAGGTCTCCGGCGTCCCATAATACAAGGATCGCCGCGTTTTCACCTCGATGAAAACCAAAATCTCACCGTCCAGGGCAACGAGATCCAGCTCCAGGTGACCATGACGCCAGTTTTTCGACAGGACCGGCCAGCCCATATTCTGGATCAGTTCCAATGCCAGTTTTTCGCCATATTCACCGGTTTGGAGGTGCTTTGCCATGGATTAGGGTAAGTTGACGTAAAGTTTAATATTGCCGTGTGATGGAAATGAAGATAACCTTTATTTTCGTGCTTGAATTTATTTCGCCTATGTTACCGAAAGTCAATCCACTGACGACTCAGGCCTGGCAAGCACTCGAATTGCAGGCTGATATGATACGGGATAAATTATTGAAGGCCTGGTTTGAGGAGGATCCTCATCGCGGTGAGACCATGATGATCCGTCACAATGAATTGATGTTGGATTATTCCAAAAACAGGCTGGACCAATCTACCCTGCAGTTGCTGGCAGAACTGGCATCCGCCTGCGGTCTGGAAGAAGCCCGCGCAGCTTTTTTCAGCGGAGAACTCATCAATGAAACCGAACACCGGGCGGTTATGCACCCTGCACTGAGGGCACCTCGCGACGCCCATTATTTTGTCGAAGGTGTCGATGTAATACCGGAAGTATACCGGGTACTCGATCAGATGGAAGCATTTTGCGCAGCCATCCACCAGGGAGTTACCAGAGGGAGTACCGGTAAAAAAATTACCGACATCGTAAATATAGGTATCGGCGGTTCTGATCTGGGAGCGGTGATGGTAACCGAGGCACTCCGCCCTTATTGGGTCGATGGAATTCAACCCCATTTTGTGTCCAATGTAGATGGAAATCACCTTTATCAGGTATTGCAGGAGGTGAATGCAGAGACTACTCTGTTTATTATTTCCTCCAAGACATTCACAACCCTGGAAACCATGACCAACGCTAAAAGTGCCCGGAAATGGTTCGTAGATCAGAGCGGTAATGAGGCCGCAGTCAAGGATCATTTCGTCGCTGTTTCCACCAATGCGGAAGCGGTGGCTGCATTTGGCATTGATACCCGGAATATGTTTGAATTTTGGGATTGGGTAGGCGGACGTTATTCGCTTTCCTCCGCAATAGGCCTCTCCATCGCATTGACGGTAGGTTTTAAAGCTTTCCGGGAGCTTCTGGATGGGATGCATTCCATGGATGAACATTTCCGTAAAGCTCCTTTGCTGGAAAATATGTCCGCATTGATGGGGCTTATCGGAGTTTGGAATATTAACTTTCTGAAGATGAGTACGCTCGCAGTCCTGCCATATGATCAGTATCTGCACCGGCTACCGGCGTATTTGCAACAACTGGACATGGAGAGCAATGGTAAATCGGTCGATCGTAATGGTCATCCGGTTCATTATGCTACCGGTCCGATCGTGTGGGGTGAAGCCGGTACCAACGGACAGCACGCATTTTATCAGCTGATCCATCAGGGAACGATCGAAATACCCAGCGATTTTATCGGCGTCGTTCAACCATCTCACCCGCTTCCCGGCCATCATAATTGGTTATTGGCCAATCTTATTGCACAATCACGTGCATTGATGCTCGGCCGTACCCGGGAGGAGGTGTTGGATAGTGGAGAAAAAGCCTCCGAAAAAGTAGTACCCCACAAGGTGTTTCCGGGTAACCGACCCAGCAATACCATACTGATGAAATCCTTGTCGCCATCTGCTCTCGGACAACTGATCGCGTTATACGAACACAAGGTTTTCGTGCAGGGCATTATCTGGAACATATATAGTTTCGATCAATTTGGTGTGGAACTCGGTAAAAAACTAGCGGTTCAAATCCATCCTTTCCTGGAGGATGGACGGACAGATGCATCCCTTGACTCTTCAACGAACGGATTATTAGCTGCCATTTATGACTGGAAGTAAGACCCCTCCCATTCCAATTCAGCCGACCATTCAGCACTATGCCTGGGGTGGTAAGGCCCTGATTCCATCCCTGGCCGGCATTCAGAACGATCAGGGTGAGCCATTCGCGGAATGGTGGATTGGAGACCATCCTAAAGCGCCTTCGATGGCTTTCTGGGACGACAAATGGCAGCCACTGGATCAACTGATCCGGAGTTCACCGGAATTTTGGCTCGGAGAACCTCTGAAATCCAGGTTTGGAGACCATCTGCCTTTCCTATTCAAGGTCCTGGATGTTCAGGATATGTTATCCATCCAGATCCACCCAACCAAGGCAAATGCTGAGATCGGATATGCCCGGGAGGAAAAACTCCGGCGTCCTTTGGATGCTTACGACCGGGTATTTAAAGATTCAAACCACAAGCCGGAACTCATGGTGGCCATTTCAGAATTTTGGCTGCTGCATGGATTTCAAAATGAAAAATCGCTCCAGCAGATCCTGGCGCGGGTACCGGAGTGGAAAGAGTTTCCGGGTATTCTTCGCAAGAAGCACGTGAAAGGGCTTTATGCACACATCATGCAGCTTTCGGATGCTAAGCTCTTTGATTACCTCAGTCCGCTGCGCGACCGAATATTACCGTCCTACCAGCGTGGTGAGTTAACCCGTTATCAACCGGAATACTGGGCAGCCAGGGCCTTTATGCAGTATGGCCTGGATCGTGGCATCTTTTCCATATTTCTGTTGAATCTGGTGTGCCTTTTGCCTGGCGAAGGCATATTTCAGGATGCAGGCATACCCCATGCTTATCTGGAGGGACAGAATGTGGAAATCATGGCCAATTCCGATAATGTCTTCAGAGGAGGGCTTACACCGAAATACGTGGATGTGGATCTGCTGTTACAACACGTGGATTCTCAATCGGTTGAGCCGGAGATCTTAAAAGCGGAGGACACTCCCAACGGGCGGATTTTTCATGTCCCAGTTCCGGATTTTAAATTGTACGAATACCGGTTAGAGCCGGGCCAGTCGGTTCAAATCCCTGCCGGAGCTCCGGGAGAACTGATCGTTATTTCCGGCCAGGGAAAGATCCTGCACGATAGCCGGAGCCGGGCACTTCGACCGGGTAGCGTTTTTTATTTATTGCCCGAGACCGATTGCCGGATTCAGGCAGATGATGTATTACTGGCTTATCTTGGGACATGTTGACCTGATCCTGCTTTTCCCTTTGGCACTAAAATAAAAAAGCCAGTCACTAGGGACCGGCTTAAGTCTTCGGGGTATGGTACAACCTTACTTGTACATGGACTCTTTCTTGAATTCTTTTACCAACAAGTAATAAAAGATCGCGCGGTATTTGTTCCGGTTGCTGGATCCGAATGTATCCACAACTTTAGCAATTGCTTTGTCCAGTTCCGGACCATCTTTCAAACCAAGTTTCTTGATCAGAAAGTTCTTTTTTACCCGCTCAAGTTCCTGAGGATCTCCACTTGAAACTTTACTGGCATCATTACGGTAAATGGAAGGACCACAACCTTTGGTAACGGATTTCAATAAAGCGCCATCGACAGTTTTTATGCCAAGTTTGTCTTTCATCTCCTTTTCATAAAGACTGACGCATTCATCAAATTTGCTCATAATTAGGATTTTTTAATGATTGATTGCAAATAGAGAACGCACGGAATGTCCTTGCGTGTATCAAATGTAAAGATTAATTAATACAATACCTATTTTTCCAGGTTTTGTAGGGTCAGAGCGGGGATTAACACCGGGTTGGTATCAGTTCAATTCCAAAACGATGGGGCAATGATCGGACCCCATAACATCCGGAAGCATGTAGGATGCCCTGATCTTTGGCACCAGGCGGTTACTTACTACAAAATAATCGATCCTCCAGCCCACGTTACGTTCCCGGGCTTTAAACATATAATTCCAGTAGGTATAAGCTATGGTATCGGGGTGAAGATGACGGAAGCTGTCTACCCAGCCGGCATCGAGTAAATTTTGAAACCCATCGATTTCAATCTGCGTATATCCGGCGCTTTTATTGTAGTTGCTTTTGTCATTGGCCAGATCTATAGGCCGGTGAGCCACATTCAGATCGCCCGTCAGGATGACCGGTTTTTTCTTTTCTAGCTCTTTCAGAAAAGACAGGAAGTCGGTATCCCAGGTCTGCCGGTAATCCAGCCTGACCAGCCCTCGACCACTATTGGGAACATAGGTGTTCACCAGATAGTAGTCTGTAAATTCAGCGGTGATAACACGACCTTCGCTGTCGTGGTCGGTTACCCCCATGTCGAAAGACACACCAATAGGTTCAACCCTTGAAAGTATGGCTGTGCCTGAATATCCTTTCTTGTCCGCAGAATTGATGTGAATGTGATAGTCGCTCCATTCGCCAAGTTCAGCAAGTACTTCATCATCCTGCGCTTTCGTTTCCTGCAGGCATAAGACATCAGGTCCCGCATGCTTCATGGAAGCATCAAAGTCTTTTTTGCGTGTTGCCCGCAGGCCATTCACATTCCAGGAGACGATCTTCATATTCAATACATTGATGGATGCTCAAAAATATAAAAAGCCGCAGATACCCGTTCGACTAGGTTGAAATTCACGGGTTGCAAACTACTTTTTTCCTATCTTTTGCATGATTAAAGTATCGCAACAAATGTCCTATATTTTAGCCCTTGACCAGGGAACGACCAGTTCCCGTGCCATTCTTTTTGATCAGAACGGTGCAATAACCGGTGTAGCTCAGCAGGAGTTCACCCAATATTTTCCCAAACCCGGATGGGTGGAGCATGATGCCGAAGAAATTTGGGATACGCAGCTCCAGGTTGCCCGTGAAGTCATCCGGAAATGCAACATCCAGGCCGGGGAGATCAGAGCAATCGGTATTACCAATCAACGTGAAACCACCGTCCTGTGGAACCGGAATACCGGTAAGCCCATCCACCATGCGATCGTCTGGCAGGATCGGCGTACGGCATCGATATGCGATGAGCTGAAAGCCCAGGGGCTGGAGGATTATGTGCGGCACAATACCGGGCTGGTAATCGATGCTTATTTTTCCGGGACCAAGATCAAGTGGCTATTGGATCATGTGCCGGGAGCCCGCCAGCTGGCTTCCGAAGGTGCTTTGTGTTTTGGAACCATAGATACGTGGCTGATTTGGAATCTGACTCATGGAGCTTGCCATGTTACCGATTACAGCAATGCCTCACGAACCATGGTTTTTAATATCGATCACCTTAAATGGGATGACCGGCTACTCGGAAGCCTGGATATACCGTCATCCATTCTGCCTGATGTACGTCCCAGTAGCCAGGTCTATGGAACGACCCATCCAGCATTGTTCGGTGACACCACAATTCCAATTGCGGGTATAGCGGGGGATCAACAGGCTGCCTTGTTTGGGCAGGCTTGCTTTGAAGCAGGTATGGCAAAGAACACCTATGGGACCGGGTGCTTTATGCTTATGAATACCGGAACAGAACGGGTGAGTTCGCACTCCGGCTTGCTGACAACCATTGCCTGGGGACTGAACGGAGAGGTGGTTTATGCCCTGGAAGGCTCCATATTTATCGCCGGCGCTGCCATCCAGTGGTTGCGCGACAGCCTGAAGCTTATCGATGAATCTCCAGATAGTGAATATTTCTCCTTTAAAGTGACCGATACCGAAGGTGTCTATGTCGTACCTGCATTTGCCGGATTGGGGGCGCCTTATTGGGATATGTATGCCAGGGGAGCCATATTTGGCCTGACAAGGGGATCTACCAAAGCTCACATCATCCGGGCCACCCTTGAGTCCTTGGCCTATCAGACCAGGGATGTGCTCGATGCCATGCAAAATGATGCCGGCATTCAGCTGCATACCCTGAAAGTTGATGGAGGAGCCAGTGCAAATAACCTGTTGATGCAGTTTCAGGCTGATATTCTCAATGTACCGGTCGAAAGGCCAGTGATCATTGAAACCACAGCCCTGGGAGCAGCCTACCTGGCTGGTTTAGCTGTTGACTTCTGGACTACGGAGGGGATCAGAAAGCAATGGGCACTGGATAGAATTTTTAAGCCGGATATGGAGGATACTACAAGAAATTCCCTGTATCAAGGATGGCAAAAAGCTGTTTCACGCACCATGGGGTGGTCAAAAGATGCGTGAAAAAACAAAACTTACTTTTAACAATTTGTAGTAATTTTCATTTGTATCAAATTCAATTTGTTACGGATAAATATTAGCCCTATTTCTCACATAAAGTTTCTTCAATTTAAGGCTAAAATTTAACTAAAAAGTGCTCACAATGAGCTACTTAAATAGGTTACTTCGCTATAACCTTCAGTCTTACCTGAGGCTTGTAATCCCGTGATATACCGATGAAATGGTCACCATTGTGGCACATTCTTTGGTACATATTTAGTGAATTTTACACTTGAATTATGAACTCATATCCTTTACGTCTGAGTTTACTCCTACCATTATACCTTTTAACCGCGACATTGCTCCCGGCCCAAAAGGTTCAACTTACCAGACTCTGCCAGCCAGCAAAGACCATTTATGTAAACAATGGTGATACCCTTGAAAAAGAAATCAAGACGGATCGTTGCGACATGGTCGTAGGCAATGTCACCAACTTACAAAAAGGCTATTATCATTGCATATCGGTGACCAAGGTGTATCCTCAGGATCCCAAGATGATGGTTGAATTATCACTCACCCCCAATTTCATTATTGGTTATCCCAATGATAAATTCATTACCGGACGATTATTGATATTCAGTGGTGACCTGGATGAATCGATCTTTACCAATACCTATTGTTACTCACCCAATCCAAGCCAGCCGACTGCCAAAGTGGATACCCTATTTGACAGTCAGAAAAACGGAAGCAAATTTAATACACTTCATGGGTTTGACCGGATCATGAGTAAAGCAGATGATGGCGCTTTGACGGTAGTCATTTATCTCTTGTCACTCGACCTTGGCAATTTTGAATTAAGAACAAACCTGGTGTCGCGTGGTCCAGCCGCAGAATGCATCCTTGCTTGCCACGACGATGTGACCATTTCACTCAATTCAACCTGCAGCCGGATTGTATCACCGGGTGATGTCCTGGCCGGATACGATCCCATAAGCTGTCAGGATCTTATCCTCATGCTTGAATATCCATATCCATTTTACAAAGATTTATACCCTGGTCGCAACATCGTTGACGCATCCCTGGTCGGCGAAACCATGATTTATAAGGTTATTGACCCGTATACCAATAACTATTGCTGGGGCAACATCAAAGTTGAAGACAAGTACCCACCCCAGATGGTCTGTCAGAATGTTACGGTGAGCTGCCTGAACCTGGATGAACAGGTACACGCGGTGACAACGAGTGACAACTGCCGGCTCTATGGAGATCCCCGAATGGACATATTGTCGATGAAGTGGGTCGGTTACGACTGTGGTGTGGATACCATGTTCCTTGGATATGTGGCACGGCAAACCCGCGTTACCGATGTCTGGGGCAATTATCGCAATTGCTCTGATACCTTGTTCGTATGGCGTGAGACCCTGGACTCTCTGGTTTGTCCACCGGATACACTGATTGATTGTACGACAGAAGTAGCGCGTAATGGTAAATATGTGGAGTTGCTGTGGAATACCGGCAAAAATGGGGATACCTACCTGGATGCCCAGGGATTTGCTCATCCCTGGCCGACCAAGGATGATGGATATTTCCCTGCGCCGAAATTGTCCAGTGTAGACACCACGCAGCCCGATGCTTACTTTCTTCCGGACCATACCGATACCGGTCCGGTATTCAATCAGAAATCAAAATGCCAGTTCATTGCGGAATACGAAGACTTTGTAATTCCAACCTGTGGAAAATCCTATAAGATCCGTCGCGTCTGGACCATCTACGACTGGTGTACTCTTACGGATACACAATGTGTGCAATGGTTTAAAATGGTGGATCAGTCCGGTCCGGAACTGGACCTGGATTATATCTCCAATCTCGATGGGGGTAACTGCAGTGACCTGGAAGTAATGCGCTATTCGACATTGGTCAATAAAGCCGTCGCTTCTCCGGCCTACCTGCTATGTGAAGTCATTGAGTCAGGTAGCGATGCACACGATTGTAAATCCACGGTTACCCTTCCGGACCCCCGAAAGTATGTCGAGAAAGACTGTGATGATGTCCTTGAAGTCCTTTATGAAGTAGAATATCTGGATCCTGCCCATCCTGGTAAATCCATTGTTCAGCAAGGTAAGATCACTCCGGGCGGTACAGCTCATATCTACCTTCCGGATGGATGGCATTGCGTTACCTACACCATTCGTGACCGTTGCTGGAATGAAACACAGCTTTTGCAAGGGGTGAGCGTCTTTGATAATACACCTCCGACGCCGGTCTGTGATGAAATAACACAAACCACTCTCGATCCGGATTCTTGCTGGGCACGGATCTACGCAAAAGATCTGGATGATGGCAGCCACGATAATTGCTGCGACCAGTTGCATTTCGCAGTGGCCAGCATGGATACCATCACCTATTGGAGGGAACACTGGCATGATTACATCGTGAATTGTGTCGGACATTATACTTATCTGGACAATCAGCAGTATTACGATGATTTGATTGAAGAATGGATCAATGTCTTTGTTTTTGATGATTACATCGACGTGACCGAATGTGGCAATGAGATGCTTGTCATGCGGGTTTACGAAGCTTGCGGTCAGCCCCTTTACGACGACCATCTCTTCTATGGAGGAGAACATGAATGGTACTGGTGGAATTTATCCGCAGATTTTGCTTCTTATTATTTATGGCGCCTCAATGATTACATTCATTACGGTGACCCGCGGCCCGGACTGATCTGTGATGATAGATTCCAGGGAGGTATTGGTTGGGATAATCCTCTATATGGCCAGGAATGTGCTTATCAGCTGAACGAACATGCGCCATACCTGGAGACATTCTGTGCTATTGTATTTAATCCGGCATCAGCCCAATCCGAATGGGAAAGCCGGGTGGCACAGCCTTATGGATCGGAAACACAGGTGACCCGGACTTTGATGGCCAATAGCCGCTGGCACTTCCCGCACCTGTACAACGATTGCATGATTGAAGTGCTGAAGGATGATAAACAACCCCCGGTTGTTCAGGCAGCTCCGGATATCTATGTTTATTGTGATGGAGTGCCTTATGCAGGTGTCATTACCGTGGCCGGAACCCGGGTCCACTGGGAGGGAGCTTCTTTTGCCCATGACATTTGCTCTGAATCGGACGACCTTTTGTCAAGCTGCTCTTCCATTGCGGATATTTATGCACCAGCTGCGTATTGCGTCAAGGTACCCTGGGATAGTGAATACGGATATTACCACGGTTCTGCTTGCGGTGATGCCTACCATTATACCGGAAAGCCATCCTGTGATGATTATTCAGCATGGTACGATACATACAGCTGGCAACCCACTTATTGCAGGGTTTGGCTGATGCTGGATAGTTACGATCGCGAAGAAGGCGCCAAGCCCAATCCACGTGACTATTTTGATGAAACAGCAGGTGACTGGGTGATCAGCGACAACTGCTGGTATCCTGATGTGGAAGAAACCATCGAAGGTGGGTTGAATGAATGTGGCATCGGTACTTTGTATAAAACAATAACTGCGACCGATAAATGCGGTAACCAGTCTTCTGACCGGCAAACCTTGCATGTGGTTTCCCGCTCCGATTTCGAGGTGATCTTCCCTACGGATGTGCTTGCTTATTGCGATGAAGACGGGTTAGATCTTACAGCTACACCGGAAGGAGCAGGTTATCCAGAGATCAGTGACGACGATTGTGAACTGATCGGAGTGACCTATTCGGATGAGAAATACGATATTGTCGAGGGCGCCTGTTATAAGATACTCCGGACCTGGAAAATAGTCGATTGGTGTGTTTATAGTCCGGACCTGCATCAGCAT harbors:
- a CDS encoding type B 50S ribosomal protein L31, translating into MKKDLHPGNYRLVVFKDFSVDKAFVTRSCAPTRDTIVWEDGKEYPLVKMEISSMSHPFFTGKMKFVDTAGRIDKFNKKFANSRFAKKEE
- the pgi gene encoding glucose-6-phosphate isomerase, producing the protein MLPKVNPLTTQAWQALELQADMIRDKLLKAWFEEDPHRGETMMIRHNELMLDYSKNRLDQSTLQLLAELASACGLEEARAAFFSGELINETEHRAVMHPALRAPRDAHYFVEGVDVIPEVYRVLDQMEAFCAAIHQGVTRGSTGKKITDIVNIGIGGSDLGAVMVTEALRPYWVDGIQPHFVSNVDGNHLYQVLQEVNAETTLFIISSKTFTTLETMTNAKSARKWFVDQSGNEAAVKDHFVAVSTNAEAVAAFGIDTRNMFEFWDWVGGRYSLSSAIGLSIALTVGFKAFRELLDGMHSMDEHFRKAPLLENMSALMGLIGVWNINFLKMSTLAVLPYDQYLHRLPAYLQQLDMESNGKSVDRNGHPVHYATGPIVWGEAGTNGQHAFYQLIHQGTIEIPSDFIGVVQPSHPLPGHHNWLLANLIAQSRALMLGRTREEVLDSGEKASEKVVPHKVFPGNRPSNTILMKSLSPSALGQLIALYEHKVFVQGIIWNIYSFDQFGVELGKKLAVQIHPFLEDGRTDASLDSSTNGLLAAIYDWK
- the manA gene encoding mannose-6-phosphate isomerase, class I, with the translated sequence MTGSKTPPIPIQPTIQHYAWGGKALIPSLAGIQNDQGEPFAEWWIGDHPKAPSMAFWDDKWQPLDQLIRSSPEFWLGEPLKSRFGDHLPFLFKVLDVQDMLSIQIHPTKANAEIGYAREEKLRRPLDAYDRVFKDSNHKPELMVAISEFWLLHGFQNEKSLQQILARVPEWKEFPGILRKKHVKGLYAHIMQLSDAKLFDYLSPLRDRILPSYQRGELTRYQPEYWAARAFMQYGLDRGIFSIFLLNLVCLLPGEGIFQDAGIPHAYLEGQNVEIMANSDNVFRGGLTPKYVDVDLLLQHVDSQSVEPEILKAEDTPNGRIFHVPVPDFKLYEYRLEPGQSVQIPAGAPGELIVISGQGKILHDSRSRALRPGSVFYLLPETDCRIQADDVLLAYLGTC
- a CDS encoding T9SS type A sorting domain-containing protein; this translates as MNSYPLRLSLLLPLYLLTATLLPAQKVQLTRLCQPAKTIYVNNGDTLEKEIKTDRCDMVVGNVTNLQKGYYHCISVTKVYPQDPKMMVELSLTPNFIIGYPNDKFITGRLLIFSGDLDESIFTNTYCYSPNPSQPTAKVDTLFDSQKNGSKFNTLHGFDRIMSKADDGALTVVIYLLSLDLGNFELRTNLVSRGPAAECILACHDDVTISLNSTCSRIVSPGDVLAGYDPISCQDLILMLEYPYPFYKDLYPGRNIVDASLVGETMIYKVIDPYTNNYCWGNIKVEDKYPPQMVCQNVTVSCLNLDEQVHAVTTSDNCRLYGDPRMDILSMKWVGYDCGVDTMFLGYVARQTRVTDVWGNYRNCSDTLFVWRETLDSLVCPPDTLIDCTTEVARNGKYVELLWNTGKNGDTYLDAQGFAHPWPTKDDGYFPAPKLSSVDTTQPDAYFLPDHTDTGPVFNQKSKCQFIAEYEDFVIPTCGKSYKIRRVWTIYDWCTLTDTQCVQWFKMVDQSGPELDLDYISNLDGGNCSDLEVMRYSTLVNKAVASPAYLLCEVIESGSDAHDCKSTVTLPDPRKYVEKDCDDVLEVLYEVEYLDPAHPGKSIVQQGKITPGGTAHIYLPDGWHCVTYTIRDRCWNETQLLQGVSVFDNTPPTPVCDEITQTTLDPDSCWARIYAKDLDDGSHDNCCDQLHFAVASMDTITYWREHWHDYIVNCVGHYTYLDNQQYYDDLIEEWINVFVFDDYIDVTECGNEMLVMRVYEACGQPLYDDHLFYGGEHEWYWWNLSADFASYYLWRLNDYIHYGDPRPGLICDDRFQGGIGWDNPLYGQECAYQLNEHAPYLETFCAIVFNPASAQSEWESRVAQPYGSETQVTRTLMANSRWHFPHLYNDCMIEVLKDDKQPPVVQAAPDIYVYCDGVPYAGVITVAGTRVHWEGASFAHDICSESDDLLSSCSSIADIYAPAAYCVKVPWDSEYGYYHGSACGDAYHYTGKPSCDDYSAWYDTYSWQPTYCRVWLMLDSYDREEGAKPNPRDYFDETAGDWVISDNCWYPDVEETIEGGLNECGIGTLYKTITATDKCGNQSSDRQTLHVVSRSDFEVIFPTDVLAYCDEDGLDLTATPEGAGYPEISDDDCELIGVTYSDEKYDIVEGACYKILRTWKIVDWCVYSPDLHQHYPDIIVDDRLVASDDRCCVHRNLKDDGDGFMTYLQVIKVIDDNAPVVTCNVLPEGCIYDANCDETPVSYDLGSATDICTPAGDLRYRYIVKPYEKNVPAAYIYGQGHVLNGTYPVGTHGVCLIASDLCGNEDTCYTTFTIRDCKKPTPYCYNGIATVIMPTSGSVDIWAIDLDAGSYDNCTPKDKLRFTFGPVNPDDDPLYDPDMRSSYRTLTCDNIGQISVTIYVWDEEGNYEFCETYMLIQPGSDACPDISLTTLEGQITTSQSVTVEFVNVGLENSSNSYPSFDTKADGKFVFTGLQGQKTYRIVPERNNDFTNGISTLDILEIQKHILGVKPLNGPYSLIAADINGDRKLSAIDLVQLRKVVLGVVETLPEDKSWRFLPAGQTFANNQAPWEYTESTEVTVDDQAQLEANFIGIKIGDVNNSNKANSQQLQGAEVRDHQPLVLEIADQSVVAGQEVAINIMAKDFKQIEGFQFTLAARDLEVLGTEAGVLQVTPDNFGMNRSKDGILTASWNEVSPVSVADGTTLFTVMVRALKDVKLTDALVLNNSITTTEGYQNGDIIHMELKANEELSGIDINQFALLQNNPNPFNGETSIGFVLPATGTATLRIIDVNGKEIYRESGSYTQGYHRVTIKRKELHSSGVYYYQLESGSNVAIKKLVVID
- the xth gene encoding exodeoxyribonuclease III, with amino-acid sequence MKIVSWNVNGLRATRKKDFDASMKHAGPDVLCLQETKAQDDEVLAELGEWSDYHIHINSADKKGYSGTAILSRVEPIGVSFDMGVTDHDSEGRVITAEFTDYYLVNTYVPNSGRGLVRLDYRQTWDTDFLSFLKELEKKKPVILTGDLNVAHRPIDLANDKSNYNKSAGYTQIEIDGFQNLLDAGWVDSFRHLHPDTIAYTYWNYMFKARERNVGWRIDYFVVSNRLVPKIRASYMLPDVMGSDHCPIVLELN
- the glpK gene encoding glycerol kinase GlpK, which encodes MSYILALDQGTTSSRAILFDQNGAITGVAQQEFTQYFPKPGWVEHDAEEIWDTQLQVAREVIRKCNIQAGEIRAIGITNQRETTVLWNRNTGKPIHHAIVWQDRRTASICDELKAQGLEDYVRHNTGLVIDAYFSGTKIKWLLDHVPGARQLASEGALCFGTIDTWLIWNLTHGACHVTDYSNASRTMVFNIDHLKWDDRLLGSLDIPSSILPDVRPSSQVYGTTHPALFGDTTIPIAGIAGDQQAALFGQACFEAGMAKNTYGTGCFMLMNTGTERVSSHSGLLTTIAWGLNGEVVYALEGSIFIAGAAIQWLRDSLKLIDESPDSEYFSFKVTDTEGVYVVPAFAGLGAPYWDMYARGAIFGLTRGSTKAHIIRATLESLAYQTRDVLDAMQNDAGIQLHTLKVDGGASANNLLMQFQADILNVPVERPVIIETTALGAAYLAGLAVDFWTTEGIRKQWALDRIFKPDMEDTTRNSLYQGWQKAVSRTMGWSKDA
- a CDS encoding YraN family protein, which produces MAKHLQTGEYGEKLALELIQNMGWPVLSKNWRHGHLELDLVALDGEILVFIEVKTRRSLYYGTPETFVTPAKQRKLWQAAEAYMIQHNHQWEIRFDIIAIHLSSRQLPAIRHYRDAFWPGWND
- a CDS encoding DUF2853 family protein, with translation MSKFDECVSLYEKEMKDKLGIKTVDGALLKSVTKGCGPSIYRNDASKVSSGDPQELERVKKNFLIKKLGLKDGPELDKAIAKVVDTFGSSNRNKYRAIFYYLLVKEFKKESMYK